Genomic segment of Vibrio celticus:
TGATTCATTGTCACGGCTTACAGAGCCGACTACGACCATGCCACCAATACGTAGGCGTTGACCAACTTCAGGTTTCTTACCATCTTTGCCGTTGACCAGCTCAGTTGGTGTGTAGAACAGATCCATGTTCTGGTTAAGTGCGTAAACCATTAATCCAACAGTCGCACTGATACCAAAAAAGATCGCTAAGACAATGCCCAGCCTCTTTTTACGTCTTGGGTTCATAGAGTGTTCTCCATATTTTTTGCTGCATCGATACGAGCTTGACGATCAATCTTAGCTTGTACTTCATTTAGTAATTGCTTACCACGACGAACGCTTACGACCAGTAAAATGATCATCGCGAGGAATGTGATTCCAAATGCACTCCATACATACGAGGCATAGCCTCCCATGGCAAAGAAATCACTCAAAGATTCAAAATACATAATTACCTACCCTACTACGCTTTTTCAGCCGCAAGCTTGCGAACCCATGGACGGTGACTTTCTTTACTGATGATTTCGTTACGGAAACGAACCATAGTCACAGCACCAAAGAAAAAAGCGAAGCCGAAGATGTTAAGAAGAAGCGGCCATAACATGTCACTTGAAATAGAAGGCTTGTCGAACTTAGTGATCGTCGCGCCTTGGTGAAGTGTGTTCCACCACTCTACTGAAAAGTGAATGATAGGTAGGTTGATGACACCAACGATAGCCAAAATGCCTGCCGCTTTGGCTGCTGTTTTTTGGTCGTCAAAAGCGTGGTGAAGTGCAATCACACCTAAGTATAAGAATAGAAGAATCAGCTCTGAGGTTAAACGCGCATCCCAAACCCACCAAGCACCCCACATTGGTTTACCCCAAACCGCGCCGGTAAGTAACGCAATGAAGGTAAACACAGCACCAATCGGTGCCATCGCCAGTGCAGCCATATCTGATAGCCTTACCTGCCATACCAAACCGATAAAGGCAGCAATCGCCATCGACATGTATACGCCCATCGACCAAA
This window contains:
- the ccmD gene encoding heme exporter protein CcmD, with the translated sequence MYFESLSDFFAMGGYASYVWSAFGITFLAMIILLVVSVRRGKQLLNEVQAKIDRQARIDAAKNMENTL
- a CDS encoding heme ABC transporter permease, which codes for MWKWLHPYAKAETSYQLAGKLLPWFSILALLCLSVGTVWGLAFAPSDYQQGDSFRIIYIHVPSAIWSMGVYMSMAIAAFIGLVWQVRLSDMAALAMAPIGAVFTFIALLTGAVWGKPMWGAWWVWDARLTSELILLFLYLGVIALHHAFDDQKTAAKAAGILAIVGVINLPIIHFSVEWWNTLHQGATITKFDKPSISSDMLWPLLLNIFGFAFFFGAVTMVRFRNEIISKESHRPWVRKLAAEKA